Proteins encoded within one genomic window of Streptomyces kaniharaensis:
- a CDS encoding alpha/beta fold hydrolase, translating into MTRTRGRIAALLGAVAVVAGTTLGTPAVAAPTEDGPSSGLTGQAPCPGIAGFTCGTLTVPLDHGGDTPGTLDLKVAVGGNTDAPKGDLLFLTGGPGQPGVPLVNKIAAKLAPVLKDYRLVMFDQRGTGANALQCPALQEQMGASDLTPPTRQAVTDCAAAIGPNRRYYSTADTVADIDQLRRALGDKRLTLDGVSAGTMTAERYALAHPAHVARLVLDSVVPQQGYDPLDPVPLKATARVLTDACKATGCTTDPAADLAATVRRYHNGPAVLDAITSYEFVDPDYRWIPEALHEAAAGHPEWLQRFIDGAHQGNAVPASFLSQGLHASTLCADGHFPWGTSDTPVEGRAAALEQARQELTDEETLPFDPATATGTGTLLTCLDWPQEEVPPSPPEHRKLPNVPVLLLGGDRDLSTPLDWLYREAEMAHDAQVVIVPGAAHSVQTRAASDLGRQAVYDFLLG; encoded by the coding sequence ATGACGAGAACGCGCGGCCGCATCGCCGCCCTGCTGGGCGCCGTCGCGGTGGTCGCCGGCACGACGCTGGGGACCCCCGCCGTCGCGGCCCCGACCGAGGACGGGCCGAGCAGTGGGCTCACCGGGCAGGCGCCCTGCCCCGGCATCGCCGGCTTCACCTGCGGGACCCTCACCGTCCCGCTCGACCACGGCGGCGACACTCCCGGCACCCTCGACCTCAAGGTGGCCGTCGGCGGCAACACCGACGCGCCCAAGGGCGACCTGCTGTTCCTCACCGGCGGCCCCGGACAGCCGGGCGTCCCGCTGGTGAACAAGATCGCCGCCAAGCTGGCGCCCGTGCTCAAGGACTACCGCCTGGTGATGTTCGACCAGCGCGGCACCGGCGCCAACGCCCTCCAGTGCCCGGCCCTCCAGGAGCAGATGGGCGCCTCCGACCTCACCCCGCCCACCCGGCAGGCCGTCACCGACTGCGCGGCGGCCATCGGCCCCAACCGGAGGTACTACAGCACCGCCGACACCGTCGCCGACATCGACCAGCTGCGCCGCGCCCTCGGTGACAAGCGCCTCACCCTCGACGGTGTCTCGGCGGGCACCATGACCGCCGAGCGGTACGCACTCGCACACCCGGCGCACGTCGCCCGGCTGGTGCTCGACTCCGTGGTGCCGCAGCAGGGTTACGACCCGCTCGACCCCGTCCCGTTGAAGGCCACCGCCCGGGTGCTCACCGACGCGTGCAAGGCCACCGGGTGCACCACCGACCCGGCCGCCGACCTCGCCGCGACCGTCCGCCGGTACCACAACGGGCCGGCCGTCCTCGACGCCATCACCAGCTACGAGTTCGTCGACCCCGACTACCGCTGGATCCCGGAGGCCCTGCACGAGGCCGCCGCCGGGCACCCCGAGTGGCTCCAGCGCTTCATCGACGGCGCCCACCAGGGCAACGCCGTCCCCGCCTCGTTCCTCAGCCAGGGCCTGCACGCCAGCACCCTGTGCGCCGACGGCCACTTCCCGTGGGGAACCTCGGACACACCGGTCGAGGGGCGCGCGGCGGCGCTGGAGCAGGCCCGGCAGGAGCTGACCGACGAGGAGACCTTGCCGTTCGACCCGGCCACCGCCACCGGGACGGGCACCCTGCTCACCTGCCTCGACTGGCCGCAGGAGGAGGTGCCGCCGTCCCCGCCGGAGCACCGCAAGCTGCCGAACGTGCCGGTGCTGCTGCTCGGCGGTGACCGGGACCTCTCCACCCCGCTCGACTGGCTGTACCGGGAGGCGGAGATGGCGCACGACGCCCAGGTCGTGATCGTCCCCGGGGCGGCGCACTCGGTGCAGACCCGGGCGGCCAGTGACCTCGGGCGGCAGGCGGTGTACGACTTCCTACTGGGTTAG
- a CDS encoding alpha/beta fold hydrolase: protein MAEIRVNGVSLHYEARGEGPGVVLVHGSWTDGDTWAHVMPGLAEFTAVVAYDRRGHSRSEDLLTQGSVHEDAADLAGLIQGLGLAPAFVCGDSYGALVTLRLATACPDLLRGIAVHEPPGTGILLAEPDLRPIGRAFAERVAAVRELLEQAESAAAAELYVDTIVFGPGAWSQLPAPVRHTYIRNAPTFLDELRDPDAFDLDLTGLARYGDPALLTQSDDSAPLFGEVLDLIDLTLPKAERHLYEGAGHAPHLSQPEEWVRVVLPRALV, encoded by the coding sequence ATGGCCGAGATCAGGGTGAACGGGGTGTCGCTGCACTACGAGGCCCGTGGTGAGGGGCCCGGGGTCGTCCTGGTGCACGGCTCCTGGACCGACGGCGACACCTGGGCCCACGTGATGCCGGGCCTGGCCGAGTTCACCGCCGTCGTCGCCTACGACCGCCGGGGCCACAGCCGCAGCGAGGACCTGCTGACCCAGGGCTCGGTGCACGAGGACGCGGCCGATCTCGCCGGGCTGATCCAGGGTCTCGGCCTCGCGCCCGCCTTCGTCTGCGGGGACTCGTACGGCGCCCTGGTCACCCTCCGCCTGGCCACCGCCTGCCCCGATCTCCTGCGCGGCATCGCCGTGCACGAGCCGCCCGGGACCGGCATCCTGCTCGCCGAGCCGGACCTGCGCCCGATCGGGAGGGCCTTCGCCGAACGGGTCGCCGCCGTCCGCGAGCTGCTGGAACAGGCGGAGTCCGCCGCCGCGGCCGAGCTGTACGTGGACACCATCGTCTTCGGCCCCGGTGCGTGGTCCCAGCTGCCCGCGCCGGTCCGGCACACGTACATCCGCAACGCGCCCACCTTCCTGGACGAGCTGCGCGACCCGGACGCGTTCGACCTCGACCTCACCGGCCTCGCCCGCTACGGCGACCCCGCGCTGCTCACGCAGAGCGACGACAGCGCGCCGTTGTTCGGCGAGGTGCTGGATCTGATCGACCTCACCCTGCCGAAGGCGGAGCGGCACCTCTACGAGGGCGCCGGTCACGCTCCGCATCTGTCGCAGCCGGAGGAATGGGTGCGGGTGGTCCTCCCGCGCGCGTTGGTGTGA
- a CDS encoding serine hydrolase domain-containing protein: MQHYQGWADERFGAVADAFDRNFAEFPELGAAVTVFAGGRKVVELWGGTADERTGRAWSQDTVVPVFSCAKGPVSISAHLLAQQGRLDLDAPIARYWPEFARHGKQDITTRMILGHRAGLPALDAVLSFEEIAAWTPVIRAIEEQPPLWEPGTTYEYHGHVFGFAVGEVIRRVTGLTPGAFFRKEIAEPLGGLPVWLGLPDTELPDLARLVEADGRRPMPGPEHLLTRIVTMNGALVFPGLDVPHGWNDPALHAIELPGAGAVASATGLAGLYAAAVTGIDGGERLLSHDTVTDAVREVSSGAGFLGFDMGARWGSGVLLDSLAFRPLYGSRSFGNDGAGGQFAFGDDEFGVGFAYVANRMIGHGDARATRLVEAVRGCLG; the protein is encoded by the coding sequence ATGCAGCACTACCAGGGTTGGGCCGACGAACGCTTCGGCGCCGTCGCGGACGCGTTCGACCGCAACTTCGCCGAGTTCCCCGAACTCGGCGCCGCCGTCACGGTGTTCGCGGGGGGCCGCAAGGTCGTCGAGCTGTGGGGCGGCACGGCCGACGAGCGCACCGGCCGGGCCTGGTCACAGGACACCGTCGTCCCGGTCTTCTCGTGCGCCAAGGGCCCGGTGAGCATCAGCGCCCACCTGCTCGCCCAGCAGGGCCGCCTGGACCTCGACGCCCCGATCGCCCGCTACTGGCCGGAGTTCGCGCGCCACGGCAAGCAGGACATCACCACCCGCATGATCCTCGGCCACCGCGCCGGCCTGCCCGCGCTGGACGCCGTGCTCTCCTTCGAGGAGATCGCCGCCTGGACGCCGGTGATCCGCGCGATCGAGGAGCAGCCGCCGCTGTGGGAGCCGGGCACCACGTACGAGTACCACGGGCACGTGTTCGGCTTCGCGGTCGGCGAGGTGATCCGCCGTGTCACCGGCCTGACCCCGGGTGCGTTCTTCCGCAAGGAGATCGCCGAGCCGCTCGGCGGCCTGCCGGTCTGGCTCGGCCTGCCGGACACCGAACTCCCGGACCTGGCCAGGCTGGTGGAGGCCGATGGGCGCCGCCCGATGCCCGGTCCGGAGCACCTCCTGACCCGGATCGTGACGATGAACGGCGCGCTCGTCTTCCCGGGCCTGGACGTGCCGCACGGCTGGAACGACCCGGCCCTGCACGCGATCGAGCTGCCGGGTGCGGGCGCCGTCGCCTCCGCGACCGGTCTGGCGGGCCTGTACGCGGCGGCTGTCACCGGCATCGACGGCGGCGAGCGCCTGCTTTCCCATGACACGGTGACCGACGCGGTGCGCGAAGTCTCCTCCGGCGCGGGCTTCCTGGGCTTCGACATGGGCGCCCGCTGGGGTTCGGGCGTGCTGCTGGACTCCCTCGCCTTCCGCCCGTTGTACGGCTCACGCAGCTTCGGCAACGACGGCGCGGGCGGCCAGTTCGCCTTCGGGGACGACGAGTTCGGCGTCGGCTTCGCCTACGTGGCGAACCGGATGATCGGCCACGGCGACGCGCGCGCCACCCGGCTGGTCGAGGCGGTGCGCGGATGCCTGGGGTGA
- a CDS encoding ArsR/SmtB family transcription factor: MITLTIDSTGLARSRFAVSPLHEAVNTLMSSGLTSRTGPYAWVSRTRRVLRRERLELLSALALDKAGGYLPDFLSPHPTGPSPEVAEQLAAVRATPPDRVLGELTTVRRGRPEAGLMGRELPDVVERTLQRGPRYFAQRAADELSCYWDLAIAPYWPDARAVLDAEVDLRGRFLARHGTGALINSLAPELSWADGRIRLESRITVALPARMVLLMPTLVTRSIHVILDPIDGVHRAPTLMYPAAHRPVARLEPSPALAQLLGPTRADLLAALTGPATTATLAGRHYLNAGTVSYHLGVLHRSGLVSRVRSGREVLYRRTPRGEELVAAQ, from the coding sequence GTGATCACCCTCACCATCGACTCCACCGGCCTGGCGCGTTCCCGGTTCGCGGTCTCGCCGCTGCACGAGGCGGTCAACACCCTGATGTCCTCCGGGCTGACGTCCCGCACCGGCCCGTACGCCTGGGTGAGCCGGACGCGGCGGGTGCTGCGGCGGGAGCGGCTGGAGCTGCTGTCCGCGCTGGCCCTGGACAAGGCCGGGGGCTACCTCCCGGACTTCCTGTCCCCGCACCCGACCGGCCCCTCCCCCGAGGTGGCGGAGCAGCTGGCGGCTGTGCGCGCCACGCCGCCCGACCGCGTGCTGGGCGAGCTGACGACCGTCCGGCGGGGCCGCCCGGAGGCCGGGCTGATGGGGCGTGAGTTACCGGACGTCGTGGAGCGCACCTTGCAGCGCGGCCCGCGCTACTTCGCGCAGCGGGCCGCCGACGAGCTGAGCTGCTACTGGGACCTCGCCATCGCGCCGTACTGGCCGGACGCCCGGGCGGTGCTCGACGCCGAGGTGGATCTGCGGGGCCGCTTCCTCGCCCGGCACGGCACCGGCGCGCTCATCAACTCGCTTGCCCCTGAGCTCTCCTGGGCGGACGGGCGGATCAGGCTGGAGAGCCGGATCACGGTGGCGCTGCCGGCCCGGATGGTGCTGCTGATGCCGACGCTGGTGACGCGCTCGATCCACGTGATCCTGGATCCGATCGACGGCGTCCACCGGGCGCCGACCCTGATGTACCCGGCCGCGCACCGGCCGGTGGCGCGGCTGGAGCCGAGCCCGGCGCTGGCCCAACTGCTCGGGCCGACGCGGGCGGATCTGCTCGCCGCGCTGACCGGCCCGGCCACGACGGCGACGCTGGCGGGGCGGCACTATCTCAACGCCGGCACGGTCTCGTACCACCTGGGGGTGCTGCACCGGTCGGGGCTGGTGAGCCGGGTGCGGAGCGGGCGGGAGGTGCTGTACCGGCGGACGCCGCGCGGGGAGGAGCTGGTGGCGGCACAGTAG
- a CDS encoding AraC-like ligand-binding domain-containing protein, with product MLEQTVYRSEDVPAADRFDCWRRLVRQTHAPLDLTTPHTEDFRAVQRVLHLDGLSVWPCTFKPVLFRRTPRLIRASDPESVNVSLPISGPLESTLGDHQAVYPPYSLCVVSSSRPIDVWAGRTGARHTGIGLEIPRTRLTLPRDGVARLANRPLPTDHGFGAVLAQLLLQITRETDHYQPSDGPRLAAVIAEVVSSLFAAALETRPASAGPGRVALLLRIKSFITDHLHDPDLTPATVAAAHHISLSYLHRLFQEDGTSVSAWTRRRRLDRARRDLADPGLNALPVHAIATRWGFRHASDFTRAFRTTYGTCPRDYRRDHQLPGPGD from the coding sequence GTGCTGGAGCAGACCGTGTACCGCAGCGAGGACGTCCCGGCCGCGGACCGGTTCGACTGCTGGCGCCGGCTCGTCCGGCAGACGCACGCCCCGCTCGACCTGACGACCCCGCACACCGAGGACTTCCGGGCCGTCCAGCGGGTGCTGCACCTCGACGGGCTGTCGGTCTGGCCCTGCACGTTCAAGCCGGTGCTCTTCCGCCGCACACCCCGCCTGATCCGCGCCTCCGACCCGGAGTCCGTCAACGTCTCGCTCCCGATCAGCGGCCCGCTGGAGAGCACCCTCGGCGACCACCAGGCCGTCTACCCGCCGTACAGCCTCTGCGTGGTGAGCAGTTCCCGTCCCATCGACGTCTGGGCGGGCCGCACCGGCGCCCGCCACACCGGCATCGGCCTGGAGATCCCCCGCACCCGGCTCACCCTCCCCCGCGACGGCGTCGCCCGGCTGGCCAACCGTCCACTGCCGACCGACCACGGCTTCGGCGCGGTGCTCGCCCAGCTCCTGCTCCAGATCACCCGGGAGACCGACCACTACCAGCCCTCCGACGGTCCGCGGCTGGCCGCCGTCATCGCCGAGGTGGTGTCCTCGCTGTTCGCCGCGGCGCTGGAGACCCGGCCCGCCTCGGCAGGACCGGGCCGCGTCGCGCTGCTGCTCCGGATCAAGTCGTTCATCACCGACCACCTGCACGACCCGGACCTCACCCCGGCCACGGTCGCCGCCGCGCACCACATCTCGCTGAGCTACCTGCACCGGCTCTTCCAGGAGGACGGCACCAGCGTGTCCGCCTGGACCCGACGGCGCCGTCTCGACCGCGCCCGCCGCGACCTCGCCGACCCCGGCCTCAACGCTCTCCCCGTCCACGCCATCGCCACCCGCTGGGGCTTCCGGCACGCCTCCGACTTCACCCGCGCCTTCCGCACCACCTACGGCACCTGCCCCCGCGACTACCGCCGCGACCACCAACTGCCCGGCCCGGGCGACTGA